The Bernardetia litoralis DSM 6794 genome includes a window with the following:
- a CDS encoding two-component regulator propeller domain-containing protein — protein sequence MLLFFCISFIATAQNKHVPFDPKKQLSQFLIDVWDSEKGLPSSTLLQAIQTKDGYLWIGSYDGLLRFDGNSFDLYTKNTVEQFKTNNITQLSEAKDSTLWIGTQGSGLLSYKNGVFKSHGLEGDYIESIHILDTNDSVYVGTRSSGLFIYDIKKDNFTPIFTKELASESIYDILEYPRGKFWLATQNQGIIILENNQILNAPCEIENPHTLKLYLDTQKRVWAGTYNGIFRYENNRFVRQFEELAKERIHDMQFDPAGNFWIVTRNNIYRKNILTNQLELLTTETGASFDDVRSIWLDQEEDLWIPTARHGLCRLRDGKFINYTVREGLAYPSVNSIGVYNKTEVLVGTSNGTIHRINSKQNKVFDYPIKSNLSNREIFNIRQDSAATVWISTYNGLLKKELNGNEKLFTKKDGLPTNTLRLSYQDSKGRFWIGTRGEGLVEYKKDLKTDTYIFKKIGFEKGFTANFVMSITEDNDGNLLVGTNNEGLAIENGNKFELFTTENGLPTNLIFNIHCDKQNIIWLATNAGLVRWKDKKAFTFDDTNNFPNETIFDIVEDDKGYFWFSSNRGILRVNKNDLNSLANGEDIDINWTQYDKDDGMRSEQCKGATQSLISPQGIIWIPTNNGALHINPDFLPINSRRPPVYIQKVFLDDEVFLEPLKVTLKPDQQRLIIDFTALSFRAPEKVKFKYKLEGFDKDWVITKDNKREAVYTNIPNGTYTFQVIAANNDGIWNNEGASLEIEVKPHVYETPWFIGAIFLLVGGGIWGVVAGRTKRIKIKAAELERIVKLRTTELRSSNEELITQQQVVDERNQIIEKQNHNIISSINYAKRIQVAMLPTLESVEELLPNSFILFLPRDIVSGDFYWIEQQSEKIVVATVDCTGHGVPGAFMSLIGNDMLNKVIIDYSITKPNLILDVLNQEISNILKQRETDNRDGMDMNIWTWNQKTRIVEFAGAKNPLIYIQNGELHEIKADKISIGGNYYDKEGIKYTNHTIKIDSPTVLYTFSDGYQDQFGGEKDKKFMKGKLKKLLLEIHELPMKEQNKILKDTFESWKKDFPQVDDVLIIGVKIDVDI from the coding sequence TTGCTTTTATTTTTCTGTATTTCATTTATTGCTACTGCACAAAACAAACATGTTCCTTTTGACCCTAAAAAACAACTTTCTCAGTTTTTAATAGATGTTTGGGATAGTGAAAAAGGTCTTCCCTCTAGTACACTTTTACAGGCTATTCAAACAAAAGATGGGTATCTATGGATTGGAAGTTATGATGGACTTTTACGTTTTGATGGTAATAGTTTTGACCTTTATACCAAAAATACAGTAGAACAATTTAAGACAAATAATATTACACAACTTTCAGAAGCAAAAGATAGTACACTTTGGATAGGCACACAAGGAAGTGGTTTATTAAGTTATAAAAATGGAGTATTCAAATCACATGGTTTAGAAGGGGATTACATTGAATCTATTCATATTTTAGATACTAATGATTCTGTCTATGTAGGTACTCGTTCATCGGGTTTATTTATTTATGATATAAAAAAAGATAACTTTACACCTATTTTCACAAAAGAATTAGCCTCAGAGTCTATCTATGATATTTTAGAATATCCTAGAGGTAAATTTTGGTTAGCTACACAAAATCAAGGAATTATAATTTTAGAAAATAACCAAATTCTAAATGCCCCTTGTGAAATAGAAAATCCTCATACATTAAAACTTTATTTAGACACTCAAAAAAGAGTTTGGGCAGGAACATATAATGGCATTTTTAGGTATGAAAACAATAGATTTGTTAGGCAGTTTGAAGAGCTTGCTAAAGAACGTATTCATGATATGCAATTTGACCCAGCAGGTAATTTTTGGATTGTTACTCGTAATAATATTTATCGTAAGAATATACTCACAAATCAATTAGAACTTCTGACTACTGAAACAGGAGCGTCATTTGATGATGTACGTTCTATTTGGTTAGACCAAGAAGAAGATTTATGGATTCCGACAGCTAGACATGGTCTTTGTCGTTTGCGTGATGGGAAATTTATAAATTATACTGTTCGTGAGGGGCTTGCTTATCCTTCTGTAAATTCAATAGGAGTTTATAATAAAACAGAAGTTCTTGTCGGAACAAGTAATGGAACAATTCATCGCATCAACTCCAAACAAAATAAAGTATTTGATTATCCTATCAAAAGTAATCTCTCTAATCGTGAAATTTTTAATATTCGTCAAGACAGTGCAGCAACAGTTTGGATAAGTACTTATAATGGTTTATTAAAAAAAGAACTTAATGGAAATGAAAAATTATTTACTAAAAAAGATGGACTTCCAACTAATACTCTACGTCTAAGCTATCAAGATTCAAAAGGACGTTTTTGGATAGGAACTAGAGGTGAAGGTTTGGTAGAATATAAAAAAGACTTAAAAACAGACACCTATATCTTTAAAAAAATAGGATTCGAAAAAGGTTTTACTGCTAATTTTGTCATGTCCATTACTGAAGATAATGATGGAAATCTATTAGTAGGAACAAATAACGAAGGATTAGCCATTGAGAATGGAAATAAATTTGAGCTATTTACTACTGAAAATGGACTTCCAACAAACTTGATTTTTAATATTCATTGTGATAAACAAAATATAATTTGGCTGGCTACTAATGCTGGTTTAGTACGTTGGAAAGATAAAAAAGCATTTACTTTTGATGACACGAATAATTTCCCAAATGAAACTATTTTTGATATTGTAGAAGATGATAAAGGGTATTTTTGGTTTTCTTCAAATAGAGGTATTTTGCGTGTCAATAAAAATGACCTTAACTCTCTAGCTAATGGAGAAGATATAGATATAAACTGGACACAATACGATAAAGATGATGGAATGCGCTCTGAACAATGTAAAGGAGCAACTCAATCTTTGATTTCTCCTCAAGGAATAATTTGGATTCCTACTAATAATGGAGCTTTACATATCAATCCTGATTTTTTACCTATCAATTCTCGTCGCCCACCTGTATATATACAAAAAGTTTTTTTAGATGATGAAGTATTTTTAGAACCTCTAAAAGTAACCCTAAAGCCTGACCAACAACGTTTGATTATTGATTTTACAGCTCTAAGTTTTCGTGCGCCTGAAAAAGTAAAATTCAAATACAAATTAGAAGGTTTTGATAAAGATTGGGTCATTACCAAAGACAATAAAAGAGAAGCTGTTTATACAAACATTCCAAATGGAACATATACATTTCAAGTAATTGCAGCAAATAATGATGGTATTTGGAATAATGAAGGAGCAAGTCTAGAAATTGAGGTTAAACCTCATGTCTATGAAACACCTTGGTTCATTGGTGCAATTTTCCTTTTAGTAGGTGGAGGTATTTGGGGAGTAGTAGCTGGAAGAACCAAAAGAATAAAAATAAAAGCTGCTGAATTAGAACGTATTGTTAAATTACGTACTACCGAACTTCGCTCTAGCAATGAAGAATTAATTACTCAACAACAAGTTGTAGATGAAAGAAATCAAATCATTGAAAAGCAAAACCATAATATTATTTCTAGTATTAATTATGCCAAACGTATTCAAGTAGCTATGCTTCCTACCCTAGAAAGTGTTGAAGAATTATTGCCTAATTCGTTTATTTTATTTTTACCTAGAGATATAGTTTCAGGAGATTTTTATTGGATAGAACAACAAAGTGAAAAAATAGTTGTGGCTACCGTCGATTGTACGGGTCATGGAGTTCCAGGGGCTTTTATGTCTTTGATTGGTAATGATATGCTCAATAAAGTAATTATAGATTATTCTATCACAAAACCCAATCTTATTCTTGATGTTCTTAATCAGGAAATAAGCAATATCCTTAAACAAAGGGAAACCGATAATCGTGATGGAATGGATATGAATATCTGGACATGGAATCAAAAAACTCGCATAGTAGAATTTGCTGGAGCAAAAAATCCATTGATTTATATTCAGAATGGAGAATTACACGAAATAAAAGCAGATAAAATTTCAATAGGTGGAAACTATTACGACAAAGAAGGTATAAAATATACTAATCATACTATCAAAATTGATTCTCCAACCGTATTATATACATTTTCTGATGGTTATCAAGACCAATTTGGAGGAGAAAAAGATAAAAAATTTATGAAAGGCAAATTAAAAAAATTATTGCTAGAAATTCATGAATTACCTATGAAAGAACAAAATAAAATCTTAAAAGATACATTTGAAAGTTGGAAAAAAGACTTTCCACAAGTAGATGATGTTCTTATAATAGGAGTAAAAATTGATGTTGATATTTAG
- a CDS encoding PAS domain S-box protein — protein MPHTNPLFELSTEALCILDTQNCILHANTAMEEFTQQKKQALVGNDFLKEIEKKFECQNTITTKNLLAKFIYQLEKTRKQINIKIIDSYTFTLHKNNINSRKEYKISAISTQNQQIYISIVHTSDNLASNLADTFIETSAIQTKQLNIILATVPDGIFIINEKGIISLVNPAAEIIFGYKEEELLGKSIEILLADKPIPDTLAQLIIDSSSDLKTINNVELITKHKNQNEFPISVSLSETHFEDGKTVYIALVRNLTKSKEEKNKLRDSQNFGESIFQAAKIGLAVINQWGYFVNVNKQYALMTGYEPEELIGKVYSIIAPNFELEDAINTIKHTRTENTTIKRFWKLLRKDNSLIDIELYINDFYNRHEEQFFILSSKDITDEKNIEKDLRNTKNLLEGIFQSLDNVFWSYDIKKDKLLTISAAIEKIYDISQEELKNDPNAWLKKVHPEDLKLIIEVRKKAREGQSMSYEYRIIDAKGNIKWIQTDVKVTVDKNKIPIRIEGVDTEITQRVLANQELDSTKRMLQFILDSLPDGVIFTSPNLEIEWINPAIKNLLGYEEEEYIGKVFSSLFEENSFSLVADHFNIIDKTSIFEIILRGKNGNLIYSETISTPVYDSNKIIIGYLYVIRDISERKMFEEEKAQIMRSLAQFKRTLDVTKDSVFMFDATTHLFIYANKGATEAVGYSFEELRNMKLIDLMNDINPQDFEQLTSYVINNTNHQINIDTYFLHKSEGKFPVNLLLQYVDLDDGENRFVAIVRDISDRKTSEKLLKESELKFRSTFEQAGIGIAHIEIDLSWATFNVHFCKITGYSQDELSIRKLREITHPKDLPRDIMQLRRVLNEKSEGYSMRTRYIHKNGDTIWLNLSLSVVKDDDKKPAFIVMFIENISDQVEAEEMLRQTLEELKVSNYELDQFVYKASHDLRSPLTSILGLLNIAEIDREHALSHVKQIRGRIHKLDEFVQSIINYSQTSNLETKYEPLHIEYLIHTNIADLDFLPYSNEIKFKIKSNQKGVIYTDNLRLNVILRNLLSNAIKFADKTKKTSIILIETKLRKDKKFVLTITDNGLGIDTAYQERIFDMFYRGNEKSDGNGLGLYIVRQAVEKLGGELKFASELGKGSTFMIILPNFKPQTEKKLKKLFIPPNLNNKKGNRNN, from the coding sequence ATGCCTCATACAAATCCCCTTTTCGAATTATCCACAGAAGCTCTTTGCATACTTGATACACAAAACTGTATCCTGCATGCCAATACTGCTATGGAAGAGTTTACCCAACAAAAAAAACAAGCCTTAGTTGGAAATGATTTCTTAAAAGAAATAGAAAAAAAATTTGAATGTCAGAATACAATAACAACTAAAAATTTACTTGCCAAATTCATATATCAACTTGAAAAAACACGCAAGCAAATAAATATAAAAATAATTGATTCTTATACTTTTACACTCCATAAAAATAATATAAATAGTAGAAAAGAATATAAAATTAGTGCCATATCTACACAAAATCAACAGATTTATATATCTATCGTTCATACATCAGATAATCTTGCTTCTAATTTAGCAGATACATTTATAGAAACAAGTGCAATACAAACCAAACAGTTGAATATTATTCTAGCAACTGTTCCTGATGGAATTTTTATAATCAATGAAAAAGGAATTATATCTTTAGTTAATCCTGCTGCTGAGATTATTTTTGGGTACAAAGAAGAAGAACTACTTGGAAAATCCATAGAAATACTTTTAGCTGACAAACCTATACCTGATACACTTGCACAACTAATAATAGATTCATCATCAGACCTAAAAACTATTAATAATGTAGAATTGATTACCAAACACAAAAATCAAAATGAATTTCCTATAAGTGTTTCATTGAGCGAAACTCATTTTGAAGATGGAAAAACAGTATATATTGCTCTAGTCAGAAATCTTACAAAATCAAAAGAAGAAAAAAATAAATTACGTGACAGTCAGAATTTTGGAGAGTCTATTTTTCAAGCTGCCAAAATTGGATTAGCAGTTATTAATCAATGGGGATATTTTGTAAATGTCAATAAGCAATATGCACTCATGACAGGCTATGAACCAGAAGAATTAATTGGAAAAGTATATTCTATAATTGCACCTAATTTTGAGTTGGAAGATGCAATTAATACAATAAAACACACTCGTACAGAAAATACTACCATAAAACGATTTTGGAAACTTCTACGAAAAGATAATTCATTAATTGATATCGAATTATATATCAATGATTTTTATAACCGTCATGAAGAGCAATTTTTTATCCTGTCTTCAAAAGACATTACTGACGAAAAAAATATTGAAAAGGATTTAAGAAATACAAAAAATTTATTAGAAGGTATTTTTCAATCATTAGATAATGTATTTTGGTCTTATGATATTAAAAAAGACAAATTACTTACTATTTCTGCTGCCATCGAAAAAATTTATGATATTTCACAAGAAGAGTTGAAAAATGATCCAAATGCATGGCTCAAAAAAGTTCATCCAGAGGATTTAAAACTTATCATAGAAGTTCGAAAAAAGGCACGAGAAGGACAAAGTATGTCCTATGAATATAGAATTATAGATGCAAAAGGAAATATAAAATGGATTCAGACAGATGTAAAAGTAACAGTAGATAAAAATAAAATTCCAATTCGTATAGAGGGAGTGGACACAGAAATTACACAACGTGTACTTGCTAACCAAGAATTAGATAGTACCAAAAGAATGTTACAATTCATTTTAGACTCACTTCCTGATGGTGTAATATTTACTTCTCCAAATTTAGAAATAGAATGGATAAATCCTGCCATAAAAAATCTTTTAGGTTATGAAGAAGAAGAATATATCGGGAAAGTTTTTTCAAGCCTATTTGAAGAAAATAGTTTCTCTCTAGTTGCTGACCACTTTAATATTATTGATAAAACTTCTATTTTTGAAATTATTTTAAGAGGCAAAAATGGTAATTTAATTTATTCAGAAACCATTTCAACACCTGTTTATGATTCTAACAAAATCATAATTGGTTATCTTTATGTAATCAGAGATATTAGTGAACGAAAAATGTTTGAGGAGGAAAAAGCTCAAATTATGCGTTCGTTGGCACAATTCAAACGTACATTAGATGTTACCAAAGATAGTGTTTTTATGTTTGATGCTACTACGCATTTATTTATTTATGCCAACAAAGGAGCAACTGAAGCTGTGGGTTACTCTTTTGAGGAACTTCGTAACATGAAACTTATTGATTTGATGAACGATATTAATCCTCAAGATTTTGAGCAACTTACTTCTTATGTTATCAATAATACAAATCATCAAATAAATATTGACACCTACTTTTTACATAAAAGTGAAGGCAAATTTCCAGTTAATCTTTTATTACAATACGTAGATTTAGATGATGGAGAAAATCGTTTTGTAGCTATTGTAAGAGATATTAGTGACCGAAAAACAAGCGAAAAATTACTCAAAGAAAGTGAACTCAAATTCCGTTCTACTTTCGAACAAGCAGGAATCGGAATTGCTCATATTGAAATAGATTTATCTTGGGCTACTTTTAATGTTCATTTTTGTAAAATAACAGGCTACTCACAAGACGAACTTAGTATCAGAAAACTCCGAGAAATTACACACCCAAAAGATTTGCCTAGAGATATTATGCAACTTCGTCGGGTTCTCAATGAAAAAAGTGAAGGTTATTCAATGCGAACACGTTATATTCATAAAAATGGAGATACAATTTGGCTCAATCTTTCTCTTTCAGTAGTAAAAGATGATGACAAAAAACCTGCATTTATAGTAATGTTTATCGAAAATATTTCTGACCAAGTAGAAGCTGAAGAAATGCTACGCCAAACCTTAGAAGAGTTAAAAGTCAGTAATTATGAACTAGACCAGTTTGTGTATAAAGCCTCACACGATTTGCGTTCGCCCCTAACTTCTATATTAGGTTTGCTCAATATTGCTGAAATAGACAGAGAACATGCCCTTTCCCATGTCAAACAAATTAGAGGAAGAATCCATAAACTTGATGAGTTTGTACAATCCATTATTAATTATTCTCAAACCAGTAACTTAGAAACCAAATACGAACCTCTACATATAGAATATTTAATTCATACAAATATTGCTGATTTGGACTTTTTACCCTACTCCAATGAAATAAAATTTAAAATAAAATCTAATCAAAAAGGAGTTATTTATACTGATAATTTAAGATTGAATGTAATTTTGAGAAATTTACTTTCAAATGCCATTAAATTTGCAGATAAGACAAAAAAGACTTCAATTATTCTTATAGAAACTAAATTGAGAAAAGATAAAAAATTTGTCCTAACAATTACTGATAACGGTTTGGGAATAGATACAGCCTATCAAGAACGAATTTTTGATATGTTTTATCGTGGAAATGAAAAGTCTGATGGTAATGGTTTAGGACTGTATATTGTGCGTCAAGCTGTCGAAAAGCTGGGAGGAGAGCTAAAATTTGCTAGTGAATTGGGAAAAGGTTCTACTTTTATGATAATTTTACCTAATTTTAAACCTCAAACAGAGAAAAAATTAAAAAAATTATTTATTCCTCCTAACTTAAATAATAAGAAAGGAAATAGAAATAATTAA
- the miaA gene encoding tRNA (adenosine(37)-N6)-dimethylallyltransferase MiaA: MKKLIVITGATAVGKTALCTELAAYFDTEIISADSRQFYKEMSIGTAKPTQEEMTFVSENNMSKIIKHHFIDSHSIQNPLSAGQFEKEALSSIDNLFKQRNKENDILILTGGSGLFIQAICDGFDEMPTIDSKFREKLNQELEQNGLKSLVAELQKKDKEYAAEADLNNPQRVIRALEIIRSTGKTYSEFRKLNSQNKEKAKQKRKQKLGFATIKIMLDRPREELYERINKRVLLMIENGLVAEVKSLQSYAHLSPLKTVGYQELFDYFDNKIDLETAISNIQQNTRRFAKRQLTWFRKDTEYIWFDISKPNYKEKIIDFIETLDN; this comes from the coding sequence TTGAAAAAATTAATAGTAATAACAGGCGCAACAGCCGTAGGAAAAACAGCTTTATGTACAGAATTAGCAGCTTATTTTGATACAGAAATAATTTCAGCAGATTCAAGACAGTTTTATAAAGAAATGAGTATCGGAACAGCAAAACCGACACAGGAAGAAATGACTTTTGTTTCAGAAAATAATATGTCTAAAATAATAAAACATCATTTCATTGATTCTCATTCTATTCAAAACCCTTTATCAGCAGGACAATTTGAAAAAGAAGCCTTATCTAGTATTGATAATTTATTCAAACAAAGAAATAAAGAAAATGATATACTGATTCTGACAGGAGGTTCAGGGCTTTTTATTCAAGCTATCTGTGATGGATTTGATGAAATGCCAACTATTGATTCAAAATTTAGAGAAAAATTAAATCAAGAACTAGAACAAAATGGACTAAAAAGTTTAGTTGCAGAATTGCAAAAAAAAGACAAAGAATATGCAGCAGAAGCGGATTTGAATAACCCTCAACGAGTAATTAGGGCTTTAGAAATTATACGAAGTACAGGAAAGACATATTCTGAATTCAGAAAATTAAACTCTCAAAATAAGGAAAAAGCAAAACAAAAAAGAAAGCAAAAATTAGGTTTCGCAACAATCAAAATTATGCTAGACAGACCTAGAGAAGAACTTTATGAACGAATAAACAAACGAGTTTTACTCATGATAGAAAATGGATTAGTCGCAGAAGTAAAATCATTACAAAGCTATGCTCATCTTTCTCCATTAAAAACGGTGGGATATCAAGAACTTTTTGATTACTTTGATAATAAAATAGATTTAGAAACTGCCATTTCTAATATTCAACAAAACACAAGGCGATTTGCTAAAAGACAATTAACTTGGTTTAGAAAAGATACAGAATATATATGGTTTGATATTTCAAAGCCAAATTACAAAGAAAAAATTATTGATTTTATTGAAACACTTGATAATTAA
- a CDS encoding inorganic diphosphatase, whose amino-acid sequence MAKKNDFTFDVIVEIPKGSRNKYEYDYEKRMIRYDRMIFSSMHYPSDYGFVPETLALDGDALDVLVLVSEPTFPGCLIEVRAVGVFNMTDEKGPDAKVLCVPVSDPIWNSIHKLEDVNPHLLKEIGHFFEVYKDLEKKKVVVENWEDEKHAVEIVKQCRERYEENKKDVFSIRSGM is encoded by the coding sequence ATGGCTAAAAAGAATGATTTTACCTTTGATGTTATCGTTGAGATACCTAAAGGAAGTAGAAATAAATATGAATATGATTATGAAAAACGTATGATTCGTTATGATCGTATGATTTTTTCTTCAATGCACTATCCAAGTGATTATGGATTTGTACCTGAAACACTTGCCTTAGATGGTGATGCTTTGGATGTTTTGGTTTTAGTTTCTGAACCAACTTTCCCAGGTTGTTTGATTGAAGTTCGTGCTGTTGGTGTTTTTAATATGACAGACGAAAAAGGACCTGATGCAAAAGTACTTTGTGTTCCTGTTTCTGACCCTATTTGGAATAGTATCCACAAACTTGAAGATGTGAATCCTCACTTATTAAAAGAAATTGGACATTTCTTTGAAGTGTATAAAGATTTAGAGAAGAAAAAAGTTGTAGTGGAAAACTGGGAAGACGAAAAACATGCTGTTGAAATTGTGAAACAGTGCAGAGAACGTTACGAAGAAAATAAAAAAGATGTATTTTCTATCCGTTCAGGAATGTAA